Proteins encoded by one window of Erythrobacter sp.:
- a CDS encoding polysaccharide export protein, with protein MLGLAGAALGACAPAMQVAPGPAVMVPSAGLNQQQFSALNDVEYALRPADVVSVTVFREQELSLERVIIAADGSVIMPLLGQVQAQGLTPGQFAGRLEGLLGNRYLRSPDVTVNVIEYASHIVTVEGAVERPGMYPFQPGTRLSGSIALAEGPTRVARGGEIAVFRQVEGGIEIAKFDYAALQAGAMLDPVLQPGDRVVVGTDRLSQFWQDFLTALPAFALFTRI; from the coding sequence ATGCTCGGGCTCGCCGGGGCGGCGCTTGGCGCCTGTGCGCCCGCCATGCAGGTTGCGCCGGGTCCGGCAGTAATGGTGCCGTCAGCGGGACTGAACCAGCAGCAATTTTCGGCCTTGAACGATGTCGAATATGCATTGCGTCCCGCCGACGTTGTATCTGTAACCGTGTTCCGCGAACAGGAGCTGTCACTCGAACGTGTGATCATTGCTGCTGACGGATCGGTCATCATGCCATTGCTGGGCCAGGTACAGGCGCAGGGGCTTACGCCTGGACAGTTCGCCGGTCGCCTGGAGGGGCTGCTCGGCAACCGTTATCTCCGCTCGCCAGATGTCACGGTCAATGTGATCGAATATGCATCGCATATCGTGACAGTGGAAGGCGCAGTGGAACGACCGGGGATGTATCCCTTCCAGCCCGGCACGAGATTGTCTGGCTCGATTGCGCTGGCCGAGGGGCCGACTCGCGTGGCGAGGGGCGGAGAGATCGCCGTATTCCGCCAGGTCGAAGGCGGGATCGAAATCGCCAAGTTCGATTATGCCGCACTCCAGGCGGGCGCAATGCTCGATCCGGTGCTGCAACCCGGAGACCGGGTGGTGGTAGGAACCGATCGCCTGTCGCAATTCTGGCAGGACTTCCTCACCGCGCTGCCCGCATTCGCACTGTTTACCCGAATTTGA